The following proteins are co-located in the Thermodesulfobacteriota bacterium genome:
- the serA gene encoding phosphoglycerate dehydrogenase, which yields MKVLITDGMSKEGLGILEAAEGLELDVRKSTAKEELLEIIGNYDAVVIRSATKLTEELINAGKNLKAIGRAGIGVDNVDVPAATKRGIVVMNTPEANAITTAEHTITLMLSLARQIPQAHASLKEGKWERSKFKGREIYGKTFGLIGLGNIGKLVAERALGLKLNVIAYDPFLSKEAADRLGVELVSLDDLLKRSDIITIHTPLTPETKDLLNKDSLQKTKKGVMIINCARGGVVNENDIAEAIKSGHVGGCAFDVFVNEPPEEGNPLLALDENVVFTPHLGASTEEAQTKVGLAISEQIVDFLLNGVVKNAVNMPSVSLDVLKTIGPYLTLAEKLGSLQGQLCKGGVKEIQLQYDGEISELDTRPVTVSALKGFLAPMMDVVVSHVNAPVIAEERGIKVIESKSSQAKDYTSLITIKVKTDDGESQVAGTIFGTEEPRVVGINGLKIDVVPSGYMLVSENKDRPGFIGAMCTTLGDNGVNIGLLHLGRESIGGRAIVFTNVDSPVPEEVIEKIKNLPDIISVTQVNL from the coding sequence TTGAAAGTATTGATAACAGACGGCATGTCCAAGGAAGGCCTCGGCATTCTCGAAGCCGCCGAGGGCCTCGAGCTCGACGTAAGGAAGAGCACCGCCAAGGAAGAACTCCTCGAAATCATAGGCAATTACGACGCTGTAGTCATCAGAAGCGCTACAAAACTCACGGAAGAGCTCATAAACGCGGGGAAGAACCTTAAGGCCATAGGAAGGGCCGGCATCGGGGTCGACAACGTGGACGTCCCCGCCGCGACCAAAAGGGGAATAGTCGTAATGAACACCCCCGAGGCCAACGCGATAACGACGGCCGAGCACACGATAACACTCATGCTGTCGCTCGCGAGGCAGATTCCGCAGGCGCACGCGTCGCTTAAGGAAGGCAAGTGGGAAAGGAGCAAGTTCAAGGGCAGGGAAATTTACGGCAAGACGTTCGGCCTCATAGGGCTCGGCAACATCGGCAAGCTAGTGGCCGAAAGGGCGCTCGGGCTCAAGCTGAACGTTATAGCGTACGATCCGTTCCTTTCGAAGGAAGCCGCCGACAGGCTCGGGGTCGAGCTCGTGTCGCTCGACGACCTTCTGAAGAGGTCGGACATAATAACCATACACACGCCCCTCACCCCGGAAACGAAGGACCTCCTTAACAAAGACTCTCTACAGAAAACGAAAAAGGGCGTAATGATAATCAACTGCGCCCGCGGCGGAGTCGTAAACGAAAACGACATCGCCGAGGCGATAAAATCGGGCCACGTCGGCGGGTGCGCGTTCGACGTATTCGTGAACGAGCCGCCCGAAGAGGGGAACCCGCTCCTGGCGCTCGACGAGAACGTCGTATTCACGCCCCACCTGGGCGCATCCACCGAAGAAGCCCAGACGAAGGTCGGACTCGCGATATCCGAGCAGATAGTCGACTTCCTCCTTAACGGCGTCGTCAAGAACGCCGTAAACATGCCGTCCGTCAGCCTCGACGTGCTGAAGACCATAGGCCCGTACCTTACGCTCGCCGAGAAGCTCGGGAGCCTCCAGGGCCAGCTCTGCAAGGGCGGCGTCAAGGAGATACAGCTACAGTACGACGGCGAGATATCCGAGCTCGACACGCGTCCCGTGACCGTTTCGGCGCTGAAGGGCTTCCTCGCGCCGATGATGGACGTCGTCGTGAGCCACGTCAACGCCCCCGTCATAGCCGAGGAAAGGGGCATAAAGGTAATAGAATCGAAATCCTCACAGGCCAAGGACTATACGAGCCTGATAACGATAAAGGTAAAAACGGATGACGGCGAAAGCCAGGTCGCGGGAACGATCTTCGGCACGGAAGAGCCGAGGGTCGTGGGGATAAACGGCCTCAAGATAGACGTCGTTCCGAGCGGATACATGCTCGTCAGCGAAAACAAGGACAGGCCGGGATTCATCGGCGCCATGTGCACGACGCTCGGAGATAACGGCGTAAACATCGGCCTCCTGCACCTTGGAAGGGAATCCATCGGCGGAAGGGCCATAGT